CTAAGAGAACTAACACAAAAGACTTCAAATTCATTCCTTTCATGTTCAATGTTTGTATAATATTCCAGGTTAAAAATGATGGATTTGATCTATTCTTTCATTATAAACATTAAAATCGAAATCCATGGAGTTGAAATCTGTCCACCCTAACGCAATGTAAATTTGTTGATCGAATTCAGAACAAGCGAGGTGGTAAAGTGAAGCTGCAATCGATCTTGATGCCATTGTCAGAGTTTGATCATGCTGAGAAAGGAGATGCATTATATGGTAAATGACTCTTTTCTGATCTGTGTTGGTCTAATCAATGTAGAATACAATGTGGAGATATTTTCTTTGGAAGGAATAGTTGTGTTTATTGTGAATGGTTGTGTGTGAATCTGTTGTCAACACAGATCCTCTGGTTTTCTATGTCTATTCAATGTTGGCATCAAGAATGGGGACCGTTTTTTGTCTAGTGCATACATTTTCTTGCGGTTAACAATAAATTACAAATGCAAAGAATATCATTTGCAAACTGTTTTTTGGTGGTGTCCAAAGGATTTTTTGGGGTCCAAGTGGAGATTTCTTGTGATTGACAATATCTCTGTGATGAGTATGTATTGCTCTACAATGTGTAACAATGAAGATACAGAGGGTTCGTATTCTGTATACCTTGCATGAATCTTTGATGCTACCACAATTAGTAAGGGGGGACCATGATATGGGGATCGTAGTTAATAAATTTTCCCTACATCTGAAAACATTAGGATTCTCTCTATTTTGTGGGTCTCAAATTAAGCTCTCACACATTTAAAACCTCATTTTTTAGTTATTCAACACCTCTCAATTGGCCGatgttataaataaataaaagtaaaaGGTAGTGCCCTGATTGTTTTACTGTTTTTCGCAACCCCTCCTCCTCCTTCTTAGGGCAGTAATTAACTACCTACTGTGGTCCTTTTTTGACTACCTAGCACATAGACATCGTGGTCAGTTTGTTTCTTCATTCGACATCCAAGCTCTCCCTAGACACTGCCATCACCACCCCACTTCTTTCTATGTATACGGTGTTGCTTTTTTGGTCATCCATAGCATATTGTTGGTGCCTGATATGCTTAATCTTAAGCTTCACGCATGCACTTTCCTGTCCCTTATTCTTGATATCATGATATGAATGATCATTAATTTACTTTACAGCAATGGAGCTCGCTTTGTCTTTGGAGAAGTTGACAAATGAGAAGCTTCTGAACTTGCATGCTGTAAGTCTGTTTTAGGCTCACTGTTTGCCTGAACATTATGGTGATACTTTGTGCTTGATATTGTTGTACTGTTGAAGAAGGCTGATGAGGATGTTTTTTATGATTGGAATGTAACAGGTGGCCACCCATAATCATGATGTGCAGTTGACTGACTTCATTGAGACCGAGTTCTTAGCTGAGCAGGTTCCCTGTTCTTTTCAATCTTTGATGACACATGAAGTTTTCTTGGTTTCCACATAGTGTGGTGGTACAAAACTAATCTTGGTAAATTTCCTTTTCAGGTGGAATCTATCAAGAAGATATCAGAATATGTCGCACAGTTGAGAAGAGTGGGCAAAGGACATGGTACACAAATAAAAATCCACTTACCCTTTTTCAGCCTCTTAACTTCTGCCGCATATGTTAAAGccttggtattttttttaatgccTGACATTTTCCTGATTGGATATCAGGAGTGTGGCACTTTGATCAGATGCTACTTCGAGAAGAAGAAGCTGTTGCTTGAGAGGGGAGCTCATTGCATCAGTATGTTCGAGTTTGCTGCTAGTTGATATAGTTTGTGTCTGTGTTAGACGGCAGGGGTGTGAGGGACTTAGTTGTAGGTGATTGTGGAAAGTTAGTTTCGGTGTTAGTAAATTTCACTCGACCCTGTTATCGTAGTTGATCAAACATAATTACATTGTCTTTGGTACCTGTGTTTTCATCTTATTATTTGTTTCTTAAAATCTTGAGTACTCCCAAATTGCTGGTTCATTGATATTGGGATAATGTCTCCATAGCTGGTATTTGAATTCGAGCAAGGatgagttttcttttcttttcttttctttttttttgagAGAGAAGGATGAGTTTTCTTTTAGTATAAAAGGTTACTTGAAATTTATCTGTAAATTTTTTGAGagaaatttatgttgatggAATAatgctttttttcttttttaataaaaggtaaatattttgagagaaatttatgttgatggAATAatgctttttttatttttttttttaaaaaggcaATTATTGGTTTTCCAAACTTAATATAAGAGTACTTAAAAATTTTTACATAACTAAATTaataaaaagatttaatttcaaatatgtaTTATGCGTTATTTTattgtataaataaaatttaccaGGTTGACTGCCAAAAGAACCCCCTCTAGATTGACTGGTAGAGAAATGGTCGTTATGTCCGTTGGGCTCTGCCTGCGCAAATTCGAATCCTGCTTTCGCGACGCCTTCTGTTTTTTTCTTGCCGTATATAATgggtttaattaataataatatccaAGACCATTACAGATACAAATGTTTTTTTTCCTACAGCTACACGTGTGTGTAAAATTACACAAGCCTCAACAATTCAAACCCATGCTAAACGGCTCACAAGTACAAATATCGGACAAACTAAGCAGAAGCATGGCTGCTACTTCCGGGACGATGAAGAGTTGATGCAACAAAAGATGCAGCAGCTCCTTTGTCTAGCAAAAGCTCCTCGTACTCCATCAATTTGGAAATATATAAACGAGTTGCGCCAGTCTTGCTCTTGCATGTTGGCTCCTCGATTGATAAGAACCTCGACTGTCTCTGTACTGCCCTCCTTCAACGGCTAAATGAAGTGGTGTATGGCCTTCGGCAGGTCAGCCCCAAATTCAGTAAGCATCACGACTGCATCTTTGTGTCCTTTGAGAGACGCAACATGAAGGGAAGTTAAACCATATTGATCACAGAAGTTTGTAGTTGCTCCTATATCTAGCAGAGATGCTAGCAGTTCAAGTTCACTGCGTCTGGCAGCTTGGAGCACTGCTTTGCCCCGTCGAGGATTTTGGCTACTTCTATCTACGACTAATCCAAATATATGGTCAGATTGAGGCTCCCTATTCTAGTATTGGAATTTCGGAATGTTGCACGGTACTTCACCCAGAATTTGGCCAAAACATTAAAATCATATCTTCCATTATTCACTTATGTCTAACGTTCATACCAAATTCTGAGTGGTTAATTATAATGTCCATTTAAGACCCTTTCTCCATTGTGAGTGGACATTACAGAGAGAGATGCGTTCattcttttttaaaaactttttaaattaatcattttttttggattttttatttttatgttttttaactttttaattatattgtaattttaattagagtaataataattttcgcataaaaaaattatttttaactaTGACTATAGACAGATCAAATGATACGGTAGCACGGGACACTTTTCCTAAATTTTGTATAGATTCAGTCGTATCTAGCGAGACATCCAAGATTAAGGTTTTCCCCGTAGCAGCttctttttaatattaatattttggtCAGCAGTTAATCCTCCAACACGGCAAGTGCAACCTGGGAAGAATCCTtgaaatttccagcatataAATCCACGCACACATGCACTCACCCggtttgtttcaacctaccAGTGCAGGCACTGCCTacacgggcaatgaacggcccggatcactccacatgagtgatccgggcccacctccttgtaaaaaattggctcgaaaaaatccgagccgttggatcgactcctgcaggcagtgcccgcaggggtaggTTCGACCGAACCCACCCACCCGGTCGGGATGATATTGAACTAACTTTGTCCTTTCGGCAGATTTTCTAAGTCAAAGAAAGCCATTCTTTGAGGTCGAAGTTTCTATTCTGCTAAAGACAATTAGTCCCACGCGCTTTTTTCAAGTAATAGCCTTTGTATTTACTTGGTTTCTTCAAAATTACGTGAGAGaatctttttatatgatatttCCTTCTAGTTTTGTTGCTCCAATTTCTGTTCTTGTCGGTGCATTGTCCGATTCAACTCATTCTGCAACGACGATTTTCTCAAGAAACTTGTAGTTATTAAATTTGATGAAAAATAATCCTGGGTTTGTTTTAGTTTTTGTTGAAATGAAAGAGTTTTGGAGATCTAGAAATAGTCTCCTGGCGGCAATTGCGATATACTGTCTAAGCCTGCAGAACTTAACCATTTGCTTGTCCCTCAATGATGAAGGTGTGAGCTTTATTTGACCTATCTttgtcatgtttttttttttctttttcaagttTTTAGTTGTTAAAGAAGTTGAGAAATTGAAGTTGAagctttattatttatttttaattatttgtatgTGTATTTTAGGTGTGGCTTTGCTGAAATTTAAAGAGAGTGTGATGAATGATCCTTTTGGGGCTTTATCAAATTGGATTGATGAAGTAGGAACAGAAAGTCCATGTTCTTGGTTTGGAGTTGGGTGCTCACAAGGATACGTTGTAGCTTTGTAAGTAAATTACTGCTTCAAATGATTATCATTTTCTGATTTGACTTGATACGAGTAAAGTTTTTTTCTAATGTTGAAGGgaggatttttttattttttttaaaaaaagttcttTTTACCGTTTCTGGATGTTGTTTTACCTGCACTTTCATGGGCATCTTGTCTTATAATTGGGTTTCTGGTACGGAACTTCATTGAACAAAAGATGTTTGGATTATTGAAAATGAATGTTGGTACgttgattttgtttttatgaataAACTCTATTTGTAGGGTTGATATTGGTATTGCCAGccgtgaaaaaaatatttttaaggaaaaaatagAGGTTTTTTTAGGGGTTAACATATACAATAACTGGTCTGATCAAGAGCATGTTTGTGCTTTCGAATTTTGGACTATAGGCTATAGCTGGACATATAACGAACATAACTTTGATCATATTATATTACTACTTCATGGTTTGCCGAGATTTTTTTGTACTTggaacttatatatatatgaattgctGCCTGACTTTAGTGGATTAGTAGTTTACCGCAAGACTCCCATCTACTTGACCCCTCTGGCTCTCGTTCGATATTGCAGAACCAGCATGTAATCCTATTGAAGAATTTATTATAGGAGTGAAAGCTATACTAAAGCTCTATCACTTTTGCATTTGTGCTACAGAACCAATCACATGCACAAACATTTACACACGTCCTTGCAGATATGACACCATCAAGCACTATGAACCACTTGAAGCGAAATGAAAAGTTAATTTGTTGTTgaaatatttcaatttcaaattttatgttCCATCTTAATTGGTTGATGCATGTGGGGGTGCTGTGCATTGTTTTTGGTGCTATTAGCATGAGTCAGGTTCAATGTTGTTAATGAATTCTGTTCTCCTATCTAGTCGAGCAGAAAAGTAAACTGCAAAAACGTCCTTCATCGATCAAATCAATGAAAATCGTGAATTATAGTCATAGTCCACATCTTTCTCCTTGAAAACAATTATTAGGTTTTACTTTATATCAGGTATATCATGGTTTTTTGAACCTTTATATCTAGGAACCTGGAAGATCTCTGCCTGAGCGGTACCTTGGCTCCTGATTTGGGGAACTTGGTTCACATGAAATCCATGTAAGATGCAACTCATTGATTTCTTATTGAAAAATTGTTTTCTTGCATTTTTGTTTACTTCAATTTCTTTGTAGAAACTTGCGCAACAATTCTTTTTCTGGCGTAATCCCCCAAAAGTTAGCGATATTAAAGGACTTAGAGGTATTAAATCTTGGATACAATAACTTCAGTGGAGAGGTTCCATGTCAGCTTGGCAATAATTTCTCATTGGCAATCCTGTAAGTTTACAATAAAACTAGATATATTCTTGTTGAAATTATCTTTTTCCTTGATCTTCTTAATGTTTACTTTCTGTTTGATGCAGTTTGCTAGACAATAATGAGCTTCTTAGCAGCAGATGTGATGAAATTTATGAACTCCAAAAGCTATCTGAAGTTCAAGTGGAGGAAGAGTTGCTATCGGGCCCCATAAGGAACAGGAATTCAGTCTTGTGGTAAATCTTCAGCACATGCGAACTTCCATACTCATGATAATCCAGTATAAGAAATTTGAATTGAAGTTCATTAATTCATGTAGTTCTTTAATGATTTAGATTTAGTTAGAAAAATTAGTAATGCCAAGCACACTTGAATTTCAGTCCAATAATTGATGGTTGGGGCGATATAAGAACCAATCCTTTTGCTACTTCAACAATGCAATCGCCTTCATGTTGTAACTATGCAATAATTTTAGCCTCCTCTTGTAGTCTTATTAGATCTCATTTTGGCCTGACACTGAATAAATTGCATGTTTTCTAAAAGcagaaaaatgtttttaataatGCAAACAAGGCGAGGCTTGTTTTCTCGTTTGTTTTTTGTGTATAATGACAGTGTCCCTCCCGATTAAGATTCTAAGGTTTTTTCACTTTTCAAGTTGACATTTTCCTTGCCTTCACAGGGATTCACTGGAAAAAGGAGAAGCGCCACAAAGAAAATTGTTACAAGAAACTCCTAGAGCACGGAGGCGAGGTTGGAGATTTCTACCCCCACCAATACCCACAATAAGAAATTCATCTTCCCCATCTCCTCCTCCGTCTCCTCCTCCGTCTCCGTCTCCGTCTCCGTCTCCATCTCCATCTCCTGTTGCATTAGCACCATCCTTTTATCCTTCCCTCTCTCCCGTTACACGTGTTTTTCCTCCTTTGCTTCCTGCCCCAACAGAAAGTCCTGGCACATCGACTGAAAATTCTAAGAAGAGTCATCAACTTCTTATACTGTCTCCCGCCATTGGATTTGTCCTACTTTTACTTGTTTGCTTCTTCTATTGGAAGAGTGGTAAGGTCGCTGCCGTAAATCCCTGGGCTACTGGACTAAGTGGACCATTGAGGAGAGCATTTGTAACTGGTATTTTACTGTTTCTTTTCATTTCACCTTTTTATATTTTTACCCTTTACGTGGTTCATTTCACCATGTAATGTTACTTTGAATATTTTCCCAATTCCAAGTAAAACGTCTTGATGTTTTGCTAGTCTTCTTTAAACATGTGTGAGGCACTTGAATGACAATTTGTATGCCTGAGAGTTTATTCAACTTCTTAAAAATTTTGTCAGAAGTATTTATCGATCATAATGTTCTCAATTGATAGATTTTATATATTTGGTATTTCAGGGGTCCCGAAACTTCAAAAATCTGAACTTGAGGTTGCTTGTGAAGATTTTAGCAATGTGATTGCCTCTTCTTCAGTTTGCACACTGTATAAAGGTACCTTGTCTAGTGGAGTTGAGATAGCTGTAGCATCTATTGCAACAGGATCTGCGAAAGAGTGGACGAATAGTGTGGAAGCTCAGTTCAGAAAGAAGGTACTTTTTATATAATGTTGATTCTTGATTTGAGATTCCATATTTTGATCGTTGCTAGCTTGAACACGCAGTCATATTTCATGCAACTCATggtaatttttctttttcttgataATCAATTTGGCGTGTTATTTGTCTCAGATTGACACATTATCAAAAGTAAATCACAAGAATTTTGTTAGCCTACTTGGATATTGTGAGGAAGAGGAGCCTTTCACTAGGATGATGATTTTCGAGTACGCTCCCAATGGAACCCTCTTTGAGCACATACACAGTGAGTTTATAAATCTCTTGATTTTTCCAAGTATATCAATTTAAATTTGATCTATTCATTGTTGATATGGTAATTCTATTCTTATCAATACATTTCATAATTTGGTCCAACTCTGGTGAATTCTACAGTAAGAGAAGCTGAACACTTGGACTGGGAAGCACGACTAAGAGTAGCAATGGGTGTTGCGTACTGTCTCGAACACATGCACTCATTGAGACCATCACTAGCCCACAACAACTTAACTTCCTCATCCATATATCTCACTGAAGATTATGCAGCAAAATTAGCAGATTTTGTGGTGTTGGACGAAAAGGCtgcagctgaaactgaaccaaataTTTCAAGTAATGTTTATAGTTTTGGAGTCGTGCTATTTGAGATGGTTACTGGTAAACTCCCGTACGCTGTAGGTAGTAGTGACTCACTCCAAGACTGGGCATCGGATTATCTAAGAGGATTACAGTCTTTGAGGGAGACAATTGATCCTACTCTGAAAACATATCGGGAAGATCAACTTCAACTTATTGATGGTTTGATAAGATCGTGTGTTGATCCTGATTCGAAACAGAGACCAGTTATGAATGAAGTTTGTGTGAGGCTGAGAGAAATAACGGGGATTGAACCCGAAGGGGCAATCCCGAAATCATCTCCTCTTTGGTGGGCGGAGCTCGAGATTTTGTCAACTCAGACTAACTAGATAGATATGTGAACTTGAAATAGTAAGTGATCGTCCTCTTTTTATTTGTGTTTCTTGAAATGGAGAAGAAATTTCTTGATTATTGTACATATCAGATGACAGGAGAAATTATaatcattcttttattttttttaccgtTTAAATATGAAATCGAACCTTGGTCTTTTAGCAATCTCAGAGTCAAAAATTTAAGGTATTCCTTGATAAAATCAATCATAACTCGTAAAAAGTTTTTTTCACTGTAAATAAGAAATAAGAGGGTAAAATAATTGGTCAAACTATCGTTAGAAAGGCCTTAACAATTGTCATCGTTTGGGCAATTGGATTAAACAATAAAAGAAAACCAAGTTCTCCCGCTTAGCACACACGAAACACCAAACTACACCATGCCACAAACTAAATGCCTTGCAGCGTTGGGAAAAAGTAGCACGAGTTATTTAAACCTTGAAACACACAATCATTTAAGTTCGTTCGTTCACAGCTTTTCAAGAAAACATCGAGCAGCTTGTCGCTACTCCACCTTCCTCTTCCTCTTGCTGCCGGCCAGTCAATAAACACTCGCAAGCCTATCCCACAGCGATCATAACCAAAAGAGAAGCTATGCTGTCAGCATGATCACGGGAAGCATTGCTTACTGTCAGAGAAGGGAATGACAATGTTGTCATGTACCAATTCAACAAGATTAGAGATCGTGTGGACATAATTACAAGGCTATACTAATATGCTGGTTGTCCTTTTAGCTCTTCCACCTATAGCTGATTCATGTCAGTGTCGTCATGCCGAGTGCTTTTGTGGTACATCGGAATAGCAAGAATGCAGAACAATCCAATCACAAGATCACGTACTAAAAAAAATGGAACAAGTGAAAAAATCCACAAGCAAACCATGACATATAGATCACTTACAAGAATTTAGAAATCCATTGGCATAGCGAACAATTTATTGATTTCTGTCACTGCCTCTTTTGTGCACAGAGTCTGTTCAAACAAATCACTTCTATTTTCACCTGATAAGCTTGGCAAGGAGTTGTATTGCATATTAACTAATTCATCATCGGGTAGAATTAAAAATTGTGCTTGATGATTAGGCACTTCATTTTGGTTCCTTGTCTCCTGGAACTTGCAGTTGACATCATCTACAGCTTTATAATTATCTAGTTCATCATCAGGTAGTATCAGAAACTGTCCACACTCAACCTCATCAGGAACTTCAGTTTGCTTCTTTGGCCTGCTTTTCCTCCTAAATTCTATTGACTTTCCAAACATGCTGTTAATATCACTCATTGCCTCCTTCAAATTAATAGTGGGTTCTACAAGACCGTGGTGCCAAACATTTTCTACCTCCAGTTCATCAGAGATGGTGGATCCTACAAACCTATAAACAACTGTATCCTCTCTGGGTCCAGCTTCAGTTGCTCTTCTAGAACTTGGCTCTTTAAAACACTCTTGAGGAATATCACTTGGATACGCGCACAAATAATCATTCCCATGACAGCTGGATAAGCGAACACTTCCCAATCTTTTATTAGGAATACCTTTCTCCATGACTTTCTCTTCAGCATCATGAGTTTTCTCACTGTCAACATATATTTGAAATGGTTTATTTAGGGGATAAATAATATCAGATCTTTGGGTTCGTGGAACCATTGAATCCTTTGACAAGTTCTGCTGAGACGATCCAACCTCAGCATGTATGCTCTCATCCGTGAAAACCTCAAGTCCTTTATTCGAGAAGTTACCGGTTTTGGACTTGTTTCTGTCTCCCCTCCTGTCACTGATTGATGGTTTTAATGGATTTCGAAACATGCTATTGATGTCATTCATGGCATCTTTTGTGTTAATTGTGGGCTCCACAAGACCATGATGCCGTGAATCTTCTGCATTAGATTTCCCAACTATGGGAGTATCTACAAACTTACTCAGAACTGTATCCTCACTATAAAATTGTTTGCTTCCACCTTGTCTTACTTCTTTCATGGGAATTTCATCTATAGATCTTTGTGGTAGGTCCATCTTGCTCCCAATATTTACTAACTTAGATTCCAACTCGGGAAAATGATCTTCAGGCCATGCTTGTTCAGGCTTGCAATAAGTTTTTAGCAAATTCTCATGGCAAGGTCTAACCTCGTCATGAGTCGAAAAAACTCTCCCAGCACATAGTGATTTGCCATTAACTTTTCGTCCCTGGTGCTGCAGTGTGTCTGCCAATTGTTAAATAGTGAAGAAATCTTAGTAACAATGAAGACTTACAAACAGATAACGATCAACAAAAACCTGAATTCTCTTATTTTTGTGTTTCTCCATGCGATGAAGAAAGAGCTCGTATGACTTCAGCAACTCGTCAA
The sequence above is a segment of the Primulina tabacum isolate GXHZ01 chromosome 6, ASM2559414v2, whole genome shotgun sequence genome. Coding sequences within it:
- the LOC142548753 gene encoding putative inactive receptor-like protein kinase At3g56050 isoform X1: MKNNPGFVLVFVEMKEFWRSRNSLLAAIAIYCLSLQNLTICLSLNDEGVALLKFKESVMNDPFGALSNWIDEVGTESPCSWFGVGCSQGYVVALNLEDLCLSGTLAPDLGNLVHMKSINLRNNSFSGVIPQKLAILKDLEVLNLGYNNFSGEVPCQLGNNFSLAILLLDNNELLSSRCDEIYELQKLSEVQVEEELLSGPIRNRNSVLWDSLEKGEAPQRKLLQETPRARRRGWRFLPPPIPTIRNSSSPSPPPSPPPSPSPSPSPSPSPVALAPSFYPSLSPVTRVFPPLLPAPTESPGTSTENSKKSHQLLILSPAIGFVLLLLVCFFYWKSGKVAAVNPWATGLSGPLRRAFVTGVPKLQKSELEVACEDFSNVIASSSVCTLYKGTLSSGVEIAVASIATGSAKEWTNSVEAQFRKKIDTLSKVNHKNFVSLLGYCEEEEPFTRMMIFEYAPNGTLFEHIHIREAEHLDWEARLRVAMGVAYCLEHMHSLRPSLAHNNLTSSSIYLTEDYAAKLADFVVLDEKAAAETEPNISSNVYSFGVVLFEMVTGKLPYAVGSSDSLQDWASDYLRGLQSLRETIDPTLKTYREDQLQLIDGLIRSCVDPDSKQRPVMNEVCVRLREITGIEPEGAIPKSSPLWWAELEILSTQTN
- the LOC142548753 gene encoding putative inactive receptor-like protein kinase At3g56050 isoform X2, whose protein sequence is MNDPFGALSNWIDEVGTESPCSWFGVGCSQGYVVALNLEDLCLSGTLAPDLGNLVHMKSINLRNNSFSGVIPQKLAILKDLEVLNLGYNNFSGEVPCQLGNNFSLAILLLDNNELLSSRCDEIYELQKLSEVQVEEELLSGPIRNRNSVLWDSLEKGEAPQRKLLQETPRARRRGWRFLPPPIPTIRNSSSPSPPPSPPPSPSPSPSPSPSPVALAPSFYPSLSPVTRVFPPLLPAPTESPGTSTENSKKSHQLLILSPAIGFVLLLLVCFFYWKSGKVAAVNPWATGLSGPLRRAFVTGVPKLQKSELEVACEDFSNVIASSSVCTLYKGTLSSGVEIAVASIATGSAKEWTNSVEAQFRKKIDTLSKVNHKNFVSLLGYCEEEEPFTRMMIFEYAPNGTLFEHIHIREAEHLDWEARLRVAMGVAYCLEHMHSLRPSLAHNNLTSSSIYLTEDYAAKLADFVVLDEKAAAETEPNISSNVYSFGVVLFEMVTGKLPYAVGSSDSLQDWASDYLRGLQSLRETIDPTLKTYREDQLQLIDGLIRSCVDPDSKQRPVMNEVCVRLREITGIEPEGAIPKSSPLWWAELEILSTQTN
- the LOC142548754 gene encoding uncharacterized protein LOC142548754 translates to MSNNEAMFSSIISDIKSYSGDDPLLPWLRGIRKMKDSLQPQFLKEKLPRFLQKCSETFLADTRYSNDLRYIRVWLQLMDFVDDPKGVLRTMEMNHIGMKKSLFYLAYALYYEKMKKFEAAEKIYHLGVQNVAEPVDELLKSYELFLHRMEKHKNKRIQHQGRKVNGKSLCAGRVFSTHDEVRPCHENLLKTYCKPEQAWPEDHFPELESKLVNIGSKMDLPQRSIDEIPMKEVRQGGSKQFYSEDTVLSKFVDTPIVGKSNAEDSRHHGLVEPTINTKDAMNDINSMFRNPLKPSISDRRGDRNKSKTGNFSNKGLEVFTDESIHAEVGSSQQNLSKDSMVPRTQRSDIIYPLNKPFQIYVDSEKTHDAEEKVMEKGIPNKRLGSVRLSSCHGNDYLCAYPSDIPQECFKEPSSRRATEAGPREDTVVYRFVGSTISDELEVENVWHHGLVEPTINLKEAMSDINSMFGKSIEFRRKSRPKKQTEVPDEVECGQFLILPDDELDNYKAVDDVNCKFQETRNQNEVPNHQAQFLILPDDELVNMQYNSLPSLSGENRSDLFEQTLCTKEAVTEINKLFAMPMDF